In Thermocladium sp. ECH_B, the genomic stretch GGTGGTCATGGACGCCGATCTCCAGCACCCCCCTGAAGTGGTTCCGCTCCTGGTTGAGGCGGTTAAGGCTGGTTACGCCGTGGCCGTGGCGAGCCGCTACGTGGAGGGTGGGCGCGTCGTTGATTGGCCCCTCATTAGGCGAGTCATTAGTAGAGGCGCGACGCTGCTCGCCCACCTCCTTCTGCCCCCCACGAGGGGCGTGCGTGATCCCATGAGCGGCTTCTTCGCTGTGAGGAGGAGCCTCCTAATTAATTGCTTAAGGGCTAGGGGCGAGTATAAGGTGCTCCTCGATGTCTTGACCTGCGTGGGGGGCCCCGTTAAGGAGGTGCCCTACGTCTTTGGTCAGCGGGCCAGGGGAGTAAGCAAGTTAGGCACGCATCAAGTCCTGGATTACGTTAAGCAGGTAGTGGCTACCTCGCTTGTCCTATTGAGGCTCAGCGGTTATAGGCCCCTTAAGTTCGCCTTAGTTGGGCTAATTGGTTTACTTGTCTCCGAGGCGGTGCTGGACCTTTTTTGGCGAGTCATTGAGTTTCCATACTTTGCCTCCCTGATTCCAGCGATTGAGGCCGGCATAATCAATAATTACTCCCTAAATAGGCGGTGGACATTCAGGGATAGGCCCACGCCATACGCATCAGGCCTCGCGCGGTACCACGTTGCTGGGTTGGGAGGCACGCTCGTGACTTATATCACCAGCGACGCATTGCATTACTTGCTTGCCGTGAATGGATACGCGGCTTACGTGATTGGAGTCATACTTGGCTTCATAACTAATTACGCATTGGCTGAGACCTACGTGTTCAGGAGCCGCTCAGCGCCGTCAAGGATATAAGAAAGCAACGCGGCCCACTGCAATGCGCAGGATCCTCATAATCTTGCCTGTGATCGCCGCAATCATTATTTTCGGGCTATATGCTTACTTGATGCAGCCCCACATGAATGGGTACGTGAGCGACGAGATTTGGTACGTCTCGGCGGCGAGGAACTTCATTAATGAGGTTGGCCTGGGCAGTGCCTTAGCCAGATTCGGCGTCACCGTAGCCCCGTACCCCGGATGCGCACCGCTTAATGCTTCCCCATCTATTTACTATGGGGATTATGGATTGGCTTGGTTCAATAAATCCGCGTCCTCGATCTATGGCTTCGCCTTACGTAACTCATCATGCACGGCGAGGCTCGGTTACTATTATCCGGATAAATCCGGNATATTGACTTACATTAATCTAGAGCATCCTTGGCTGGCCAAGTACTTCATCGCAGCAGCCATGCTGTGGATAGGGGATTACCCGGCGGCTTGGCGCGTCCCCAGCATCCTCTTATCGATGGCTTCCCTGGCATTAACTTACTTAGCTGCCTTAACCTTGACCCGTGAAGCCAAGTACGCCGCCTTAGCCATGATTGTTCTATTAATGGATGCCACGTTCAGGGATGCCGGGATACTCGCCATGCTTGATGCATATGTCGGTTTCTTCACGATTCTCTCCGTGTATCTATACCTCAGGAATGCATCCCTATCCTCCGCAGTGGCGGGCGGCCTAGGCATGGCCAGCAAGTACCCCGGCGCCTTTCCAGTCCTAGCCCTTACATATGTCGAGCTTTACGGCCGGGGAGCCAAGNGGGGCGCGATTTTCTTCGGCTTAGCCTTCCTGCTTTACCTAATTCCGCAAATACCGATAATATACATGGTGGGCGGCATACATAACTACATTGCCGACACACTCTTCTACCTAAAGTGGTTCACGGAGTCGAGGCCGCCGGGCCCCATCGCATCTAATCCACTTGATTGGTTAATTGGGTTGAATAGCTTCGTCAATGATTACTCGCCGCCCCTGTACGCCTCAGGATTGCCCGGCGCTTACTTGGTGGCGATCGTGTTCTCCATACTAATGCTGGAGCCTCACCTGCGGGCCCGAGTCTTTAGGGGAATGGATTGGAGGGAGCTAGCGGTTCCAGCATCGCTTCTAGCCAGTTGGTTGGGTTACTGGGCGGTTTATGCGGCTGGGAACTACACGCTCTATAGTTACTACACGATACAATTCGCGGCCCTAGTCCCCCTCACCCTGGTTCTAGCGATGCAGAGAGCCAATGAGGGGAGCAGGGCATGGATAATGATTGCGGCCGCCGCTGGAATAGGGTACGGCATAGGCGTTCAATGGAGGCAATTATACTCCCTCATCCAAGCACTGGCCTAGCTCCTTACCTAGTTCTAATGAGGAAGATATGAGGGAACTCGCCGTGCTTCATCATTGCTGGCAACTCGATCAGGAGCTTTCCTGGGCTTAATTATTAGCATTTCTCTAGTTTTCGAATCGATAAATATTTTTAAACTATAAACCAGGGAAAATGGCGAATTAAAAATAACAAAAACATTGCGGAGCTAGCTATGCTGGTGGTGATGCCCCCTCAAGCATTGGCCCTCACCATCCTCACATAAACTCTTTAACCTCCAGCGTCTTTTCACTTTCACGATGCCCATACTCATACTTCATTATTTCCTTTTACTTCATCTTAATGAAATAGTGCGTTAGAATCATAAGAAATAAAAGACAAACAAAATTGTAGGATTCTCCATGTGGATTGCTATCCTCTCCTCCAGGGAGGCGAAGAGGGGTAGGCCCTACAGTGTTCAGAGGATGGGGGAAGATATGGTATTTTGGAGGGATGGTGATGGGAAAATAATGGCGCTGAGGAACTATTGCCCGCATAGGCAAGCGCTGCTATCGCAGGGTAAGGTTGTTAACGGATTGATTCAATGCCCCTACCACGGCTTTGAGTTCGATGGAGTAGGTAATGTGGTGCATGTCCCAGCGATGGGGAGAAGCCAGAAGCCCCCTAGCTACCTCAAAGCCAAAAGCTATACATTATATGAGCAATACGGTATAGTGTGGATGTGGTATGGCCCAGGGCAACCAGAGGCACCGCCCAAGTTCTTCGATGACCTTAAGGATCTTGAGGCATACGCTGAGTACTGGGAAACTTGGAACATCTCCTTTCTAAGGGCTGTGGAAAACCAACTTGATGGATTTCACCTACCCTTCGTGCACTATAACACGATAGGAAGAGGCAATAGGACGCTGATAAATGGGGTTGCCTTAAAGCAGATCGATGATATCACATTCGTCTGGCATGCCGCCGCGGAAAGAGATGTAGGGCAGAAGCCCAAGGTGAGGCTAGACATTGATCCCCAAAAGGCCGGCACCTACATAGAGTTCATTTACCCCAACCTATGGCAAAACCATATCTCGGAAAACATGAGAGNCCTCGCATTCTTTGCCCCAGTGGATCCTCAAAGAACCACCATATACATACGCTTCTACATAAAACCCACAGGTATAAAGTCCATTGACAAGTTACTTGCCAGGTTAGGTATGTACTTCAACATCTACATTCTCCATCAGGATCGGCGTGTAGTGGAAAGCCAAAACCCAGACATAATAGGTGATAAACTAATTGCCCCAGACAGCCCCATAGCAATCTTTAGAAGAATGTTCCTCCAGGATAAAGAATTACAAAACAAACTCAAGGTAAAAATCGCGCTACATACCACATAACTGCAATGTGGTTGAGTGGATTAAGGTCCTTGAGGATTTCATTAGGAGTGGTGTTAAGGCTAACCACAGGAGGGCGGTTGTGCTGGTTGGGTCCAGTATAGGCTGTTGCCAAATCCGCGGCCGAGGTGGTTAGGTTCTTCCTAGGCGTAACAAGCATGGGCAACGGCATATACCTATACCAGCCTGAGTATGGCGACGCCAGGGAGAGGTTAAGATTCTTCACCGATGGCATGAGTGTTAAGTTTAAGCCAACGCCATTCAAGGACACTAAGCTGCTCCTCGGCCAAGCCCTAGACTACGCAGTTATAGACCTATTCAACGACCTGAAGCCCAATGACGCGGGTAGGGGGGATTTACGTAGTCATGATGCCGCCCATGGATAAGTGGCTCAGGGTAATCACGAAATTCCAAACTAAGCTAATAACACCACCACATAAGTCGGAGGAGGTTAGGCAGTACCTTAAGGTTAGGTTCTGGGAGAGCCTCATGAAGAGCGAGGGGATAGCGATATACAACGTTGATGACTCCACCTTCATTAAACCGCCCCAACCCATCAACGCCTCTGAGCATGCCCAGGGTCAGGTTAAGTTACCTGACGTTAAGGGTAAGGCCATTGAGGTCTATAGGCTGGCCAAGACCCAGGACCAGGTTAACGTGATATCGACAATTGAGGGTATGATAAACGAGAGGAGTAAGGTTAACGCCGTGGTGATAGCGGACAGGGATAGGGGTAAGTTGGCGGCTGTGGGGCTTTGCCGCAGCCCTAATAGGGCATAGGTTAAGGAGTCGGCGCGGCTAGGATAGTGGTCACGGCGGAGAGTCCCCGACAATGTGGAGACGCTCATGGAGTTCGCCAGGAGGGGCCTTGAGAGCCTTGACTACGATGTTGAGGTCTCTGAGTCTGGGGGTAGGGTTACTGGGTTATCGGCTAGGGGTATTTACATAGATTGCTACAGGCCCTATCCACTCCTATCCCTCCAGAGGTCCATTGACCTAGTCCTAGTCGATGAGGCGGCCATGATGCCCCCGTGTTATACGGCATACACGGCAGGTTCAATAGGGTTGTTTACTCAACCACGATACACGGCTATGAGGGCGCTGGCAGGGGCTTCAGCGTGAGGTTCCTCAAGTACCTTAAGAGCAGGAGGGGGTTAAGGTCCTTGAGTACGAGATGGAGGAGCCTATAAGGTACGCGAGGCGTGACCCAATCGAGAGGCGGCTATTCAACGCCTTCCTCCTAGACGCCGAACCAGCCCACGTGGATGAGAACGACGTTAAACTGGTCAGCAAGGGAAAGATCAACACCATTTGATTACGCAGCCGCAATCATCATAGCCATGGCGATGATCCTCGCAATCCTAATCAAGCATAGACACAGACTTCTTCACGCGACGTAAGAGAGGCACGGCGAGGACTCCTTGCGAAGTAAGGGGAAGTAATTGATGCGTGATTGGTCAACTGCGTGTCCAATTAATGGTAACGCAAATATAAACATTGCGCCAAGAAATCCAATCATAAATACGCATCTTTAGCAATAATTACTATAATGCAATTACTATGATGCATCTATTTTTGCTTATGATTGTGGTTCTATATATTTGAATACTTGAAGGCTTGGATTGCTTGAATAATGATTAAGCTATATATTGCGTTACATGGCTTTATTACCCCGCATTGGCTTGCAGTGATTATCCGTTGACTTTAGGCTAGGCTTTTCTTGAATTCATTAATTATTCCTGGCATTTCTTGAATGATGATTTCCTTCGCAGTTATTAATTGGGGACAAGTCATAATTGCCAGCGTCGTCCTTTTACATTCAATTAGTAATGATTTAAATAACGCCCACTCCCAACTCAACACATGAGGAAACTAGTAATATTACTAGCAATGCTAGCGATGGCTGTAACCATCAATGCGGTTCAGGTAACCATGATGGGCACGATACCGGGAAGCACTGGCCCTGTCTCTGGAATATATGACCGATACAATGGCTTAACGTATATATCAATTACTAATGATAATATCGTTCTTGCCGTGAATGGATCTAAAGTCATTGCGGCGATCAGAGTCCCACCGGGTCCCGCCACTCCATTAGCTGCGCCAAACGGATTAATCTATGTCCCCAACACTGAGTGGAGCACCGTAACCATAATTAACGGCACTCATATGATCAACGTGATCAAGACAGGGGATGACCCGCAGCGGCCAGTGTTTGATCCAATTAATGGGTACATATATGTCGCTGATCATTATGGAAACGCAATCACCATAATCAGGGACACGCAATTAATTGGGTCAATCACGGTGGGNAATAATCCGCTTCCCCCAGCTATTGGCGTTAATGGATACGCCTACATACCTAATTACTATGGAGACTCGGTGACCATAATCAATGGAGTAAATATAATCGCCACAGTGCCCGTTGGGAGGAACCCAGAGACTCCTCTCTATGATTCGATTAATAAATTGATATATGTGCCAAATAATGGCGGTAATACCATCAGCATAATTAATGGGACTAGAGTAATCGCCAATGTAACTATTGGATCCAACCCATTAACACCAACCATGGATCCATTGACGGGCCTAGTATACATCGCATCATCGTCGAGCCTGTATATAATTAATGGGACTAGGATAATTGCCGAGATAGGGATAGGAAACGCAACGGCGGCCCCCACCTACGACTCAAGGAATGGCTTCATCTATGTCCCAACCAATAGGGGACTCCTTATAGTTAGCGGCACCACAATAATGAACAACTTAACGCTCACCACGTCCTCACAGCCGATCCAGGGCGCCCTTAATTACCTATATGTGCCCCTAAATAATGGATCCATAGCCATACTATCCATGCCCCGCTACTCCTACCTAACCATTAAGGAAACTGGTCTACCCATTGGACATGCATGGAATCTAACCATAAATGGCACAAGCCAAATCATTAATGCTCCCCTCACCATGATCAGGTTGCCGCCGGGCACATATGAATACACGGCGACGGCGAGCGGCTTCACTGCATTAAATGGATCTGGCGCAATCAAGGCAATGGGTAATTATACTATTCAAATCACATTCACCCCACAAGGCAACCATTATACTATTCAAATCAATGGGTACAACCCGATACTGATAGTGACCGTGGCCGCATTAATTGTGATTCTAATAATCATAGTAGCCCTACTGCTCATGAGGAGGAAATAGGCATTAAATTAGCCGCGACGCACTCACCAATTACTTATCCACATGTGCAATGCCACATGAGAACCGCACGCAACCCCATATCTTGCTTCAAGCACTGAATTTTATTTATTAATTTTCAAGATGCTGTCTCTTCAAAGCATTGGCTTCATCCATAATCATCGACTCGCCTAATGTTCTTCACCATGGTGTTAATCACCTTATAGGACTCCTTGTACTCAAGGGTATCTATATTGCAGTTTATGAATGTGCCCCTGTTTACCACCACTAAGGAGGCGTTAGTATTCATGAGCTTAGATTCCTCAGCCTCAATAGATTCGGCATAACTATTCGTCATCGTTATCCGCTTGCCGATGACCTTTCTAATCCTGACATTAACCAAAGTGATTTCCTTGCCTTCAACTACGTCTAGATCACCGCCCTCCACATAAACATACTTGCCCTTAACTGCCTTAACATCATTAGGTGGATCCTTTATATTTACATTTTCTCCCTCAATAATGCCTGAGGCCAATGTCTTACCGCTACGCCTAAAGCCTATCCCTATGGATGAATCGCCTAAATTAATCTTCACTATGCCTAGGTTAATTAGTCGACCTGCCCTAATTCCCCTGCTCCTTGATGATTTGCTGAAGTACTCATAGTACTTGTCGAATTTCTCAGCCATCACCTCACCTCCAGCATATCCCTTATTTCGCTGAGCAATTGCTTCATTTCCCTAATCCGCTCCTTAATCTTATCCATGACTTCCTCGTCACTAATATTAGCATATTTCAGCTCACTCATGGTTCGCTCACCTTCTTTAACTCATTCCTAATATCCGTAAGCACTGCATTAACATCATCAAGCTCCTCAAGAATGCTCCTTATGAACGCTCTATAAGTATTCAATTGATTGCTCATAACCTTCACCTGCTCGTCAATGCTATCCATTATTGGAACGAAAGCCACTATGGCTATTACAGCAGAATATGGCTAAGGCACCTAGTATTGTTGCAGCTAGGAGGAACGGTCATGAACCAACCTTAAACGCCATGTAGAATAAGGCCACTGGAACTCCTGCACCTATCATTAGGCCTGAAACCAGCATTACAACTATTGATGCATAGGGCATTCTCACTTGGATCGATCCGCCAATTGCTTCAGAAGTTGTTTGTCTATTACTAAGGTGAAATCTTTCACCCTGTACATCTTTCTTAAGTGGGGTCTCGGCGCCTCCTCCACCACGTAGGAACCCTCTATTAAGCCTGATTCCTCCAATATTTTTAAATGCATGTGCGCTAAGGCGTAGGGTATGTGTAGGCTTTGAGCCACGTCCTGTATGAAGGTTGGCTTCCTCGTTAGCATTAACAGAGGCTGTTCCTGAGTTATATTGGTGCTGAGGGTGCCGGAAGACCTAGGGATCAACTTGCCGACTACTATCATAAGCATGCAATGAAAAATTAATTTGCTATATCTACATAAATTTATATTATCACTAATCTCTAATAATTCATGCTTATTCGTGAGCGGAGGCGGGGTGGTACTCATGGTTCCGAGTATATTTATGCCCTTATTGGTAATGAGCTTATTCATATTTCTGAGATTGGTAAATTAATTAGGCAGGAGGATGATGAGTACATTTATGAGTTACCAAGCAATGCCTTCACTTGGCTATATATATTCAGTTTCAGTAGAAGCGGCTATGGCTCAGTCATCAGATGCCCACCAGGTAATTATGTTGGGATCGATCATACGAAATGCCCCATTAAGAACGTTGAGGAAGCCTTAGATTGGCTGGGCGACGTTAACTTCAAGATCAAAAGTCCCGAACTAAGGAACCTACTGAATGAATTAATTAGCGAGTACGTGACAATGGCTAGCGAGGCTAAGGATTACTGGAGCTCACTTGGTGGCAAGTTAAGATTCATGGGCCACGCATCAAGGCTAAGTAATTTCTTTAATAATCCAAGGATTTACTACTTCACCGAGCTAAGCATACCAAACGACTCCGGTAGAATTCAGGGAATTAGGACGACCATGTCTCTCGTTTACGAGAATTGGGTAGCCGTGAAGATCTCGGAGGCGCTAGGCGCGAGGAGATTAATACGGAGGAGTTGGGAAGCGAAGCAACCGTTTACCAATGAATTGGTTACTGTTTGGTTTGAGCAGGGCGGGGGAACGAGTTACGCAATACTTGACACGCCGCATGGCGCATTCACTATATGGCTCGAGTTCCAGGTAGACCCAGCAATACATGTATTCCCAAGCCCCGAATATGCGAGGGAGAGCAACCAGATTAGAACCCTAGCTGGGCATGGGAGAAAGGCCGTTAGGCCCGACATTGTTATTGTAAGGGGTAGGTTCGATGACGTTAATGACTTCATTAAGTCAGGTAAGGAGATTGATGCATTAATTGAGTGTAAGGCGTTAACTTATGAGGATTGGAGGGACGATATTGATGAGCAAGTAATACCATACGTCAAGCAATTTAAGCCAGGGAAGGCAATGCTCGTCGCTCGCCATAAAATACCGAGTGAAGCGAAGACTAAAATGTTTAATAATGGCATTGATTATATAGAGGACGTTGAGCTAAATGAGGCAGGCATCTCCAAGTTAATGAAGACGATGAAGGACATAACTACATAATACTTAATAACTAGTTTTAACTTTGCTCCCATATGCGTCTTCGTACTGTGATTTTGGTTGCATTGGTTGCGGTTATTGTTGTGGCTCTCATATTTCTATATCCATACATTACCTTTAAGCCGCCTGTCGTTGTTTCTAGTAATTGGGGCTTTTCAAGCCAGAGTTCCCTTGTTAGTGTCGTTTTTTATATGGATTTTTGGCTTAGGAATCCAAATCCGTACACAATAAGCATTATTAGTTCAAGTATTACTGTGACCTATGACGATGGCGTAACCATAAACCTACAACCTGAGTACTTACCTGTTGAGATCCAGTCTCATTCAGTTAATACTACTATATATATTGGAGGTATCTCGCCGGGGCAGGCAACTCAACTCGCCCTATCACCACCAACTAGCTACGTAGCTAGTTGGCAAGTAACGCTGCAAACACCACTAGGTATAAAGACAATAACATGCACAGCAACAATATATATAACAACAAACCAAACATCACAAACATGCACAGAATAAAATATATCATTAAATAAGTAAGATAAGATCTTGAGCCCAGAATAAAATCCCACCAAGTCATACCCACAAAAATTCAAAATACCAATGAAGCACTACTTGATTCCTATGTCCTGAGAAGCTTAGGCAATAATACCTAAAACACACGCTGTGATTACTATGTTCTATATTAATTCAATATTTAGCTATACTTTACATTTTAACAATAGAACTAGTAAGTGGTGTGCAACAACTAATTACTGTTAAATTATTTACAATAATGAGTTTTATAATGTAAATAACTTGAGTAATGCATTATATAACCATGAAGGTATTTTTAGTGGGCTTCCGATAGTCTTGCTGAGATTCCTCGAGCCCCAAACCCTTCGTCTCCGGTATTATTGTGAAAGTTAGCGCAGCGCCTATTATTGAGACTAGACAGAGGAATAGGTACGCCATGTATGAATTGGCGACGAAGAGTGTTGGGAATACGAATGTCGTTCTGCCCTCCTCCCCGCTCTGAAGGGCGAGGCTTGTCGTTCGTTTTATTAGGTCATTCATTGTGGATCATAACCGAGTGGCACCCGTAATGGGGCGTAACCCTCTAGACCTTNGAGAGCCCTCGCCAAATGGCGGGGAGGAGGTCAGATAGTCTGTAACACTTAATATAGAATACAAGGTATCTTAAGGCATTGATTCCGATCCTAATGGGGGAATGATGTCGATCATCTCCATGTTTTTAATGAATAACATTAGCCTCTGTGCGCCGTATCTATCTATTAGGAAGCCGATCACCTCATCTACGTAATCCATGCATGTGTTTATTTCATCGCTATG encodes the following:
- a CDS encoding oxidase, yielding MWIAILSSREAKRGRPYSVQRMGEDMVFWRDGDGKIMALRNYCPHRQALLSQGKVVNGLIQCPYHGFEFDGVGNVVHVPAMGRSQKPPSYLKAKSYTLYEQYGIVWMWYGPGQPEAPPKFFDDLKDLEAYAEYWETWNISFLRAVENQLDGFHLPFVHYNTIGRGNRTLINGVALKQIDDITFVWHAAAERDVGQKPKVRLDIDPQKAGTYIEFIYPNLWQNHISENMRXLAFFAPVDPQRTTIYIRFYIKPTGIKSIDKLLARLGMYFNIYILHQDRRVVESQNPDIIGDKLIAPDSPIAIFRRMFLQDKELQNKLKVKIALHTT
- a CDS encoding ArsR family transcriptional regulator, producing the protein MIVVGKLIPRSSGTLSTNITQEQPLLMLTRKPTFIQDVAQSLHIPYALAHMHLKILEESGLIEGSYVVEEAPRPHLRKMYRVKDFTLVIDKQLLKQLADRSK